GTGggatttttctttatgaaatggGGCTACTTGAGGAAATAGACTCTATAAATTTCCACTAGATGGCAGTACAGTCACATAATTACAGAGGGAAGAGGCAGGATGAATAAACAAAGCCGTCACGTGATTCTAAAGAGGATAAAATCACTGTCTCACCCCCAGCTTATTGGAGTTTACTGTTTATTTGCCACAATGACGGCAAGGCAagctcattatttatttatttatttatttaatttttaacatctttattggagtataattgctttacaatggtgtgttagtttctgctttacaacaaagtgaatcagttatacgtatacatatgttcccatatctcttccctcttgcgtctccctccctcccaccctccctatcccaNNNNNNNNNNNNNNNNNNNNNNNNNNNNNNNNNNNNNNNNNNNNNNNNNNNNNNNNNNNNNNNNNNNNNNNNNNNNNNNNNNNNNNNNNNNNNNNNNNNNNNNNNNNNNNNNNNNNNNNNNNNNNNNNNNNNNNNNNNNNNNNNNNNNNNNNNNNNNNNNNNNNNNNNNNNNNNNNNNNNNNNNNNNNNNNNNNNNNNNNNNNNNNNNNNNNNNNNNNNNNNNNNNNNNNNNNNNNNNNNNNNNNNNNNNNNNNNNNNNNNNNNNNNNNNNNNNNNNNNNNNNNNNNNNNNNNNNNNNNNNNNNNNNNNNNNNNNNNNNNNNNNNNNNNNNNNNNNNNNNNNNNNNNNNNNNNNNNNNNNNNNNNNNNNNNNNNNNNNNNNNNNNNNNNNNNNNNNNNNNNNNNNNNNNNNNNNNNNNNNNNNNNNNNNNNNNNNNNNNNNNNNNNNNNNNNNNNNNNNNNNNNNNNNNNNNNNNNNNNNNNNNNNNNNNNNNNNNNNNNNNNNNNNNNNNNNNNNNNNNNNNNNNNNNNNNNNNNNNNNNNNNNNNNNNNNNNNNNNNNNNNNNNNNNNNNNNNNNNNNNNNNNNNNNNNNNNNNNNNNNNNNNNNNNNNNNNNNNNNNNNNNNNNNNNNNNNNNNNNNNNNNNNNNNNNNNNNNNNNNNNNNNNNNNNNNNNNNNNNNNNNNNNNNNNNNNNNNNNNNNNNNNNNNNNNNNNNNNNNNNNNNNNNNNNNNNNNNNNNNNNNNNNNNNNNNNNNNNNNNNNNNNNNNNNNNNNNNNNNNNNNNNNNNNNNNNNNNNNNNNNNNNNNNNNNNNNNNNNNNNNNNNNNNNNNNNNNNNNNNNNNNNNNNNNNNNNNNNNNNNNNNNNNNNNNNNNNNNNNNNNNNNNNNNNNNNNNNNNNNNNNNNNNNNNNNNNNNNNNNNNNNNNNNNNNNNNNNNNNNNNNNNNNNNNNNNNNNNNNNNNNNNNNNNNNNNNNNNNNNNNNNNNNNNNNNNNNNNNNNNNNNNNNNNNNNNNNNNNNNNNNNNNNNNNNNNNNNNNNNNNNNNNNNNNNNNNNNNNNNNNNNNNNNNNNNNNNNNNNNNNNNNNNNNNNNNNNNNNNNNNNNNNNNNNNNNNNNNNNNNNNNNNNNNNNNNNNNNNNNNNNNNNNNNNNNNNNNNNNNNNNNNNNNNNNNNNNNNNNNNNNNNNNNNNNNNNNNNNNNNNNNNNNNNNNNNNNNNNNNNNNNNNNNNNNNNNNNNNNNNNNNNNNNNNNNNNNNNNNNNNNNNNNNNNNNNNNNNNNNNNNNNNNNNNNNNNNNNNNNNNNNNNNNNNNNNNNNNNNNNNNNNNNNNNNNNNNNNNNNNNNNNNNNNNNNNNNNNNNNNNNNNNNNNNNNNNNNNNNNNNNNNNNNNNNNNNNNNNNNNNNNNNNNNNNNNNNNNNNNNNNNNNNNNNNNNNNNNNNNNNNNNNNNNNNNNNNNNNNNNNNNNNNNNNNNNNNNNNNNNNNNNNNNNNNNNNNNNNNNNNNNNNNNNNNNNNNNNNNNNNNNNNNNNNNNNNNNNNNNNNNNNNNNNNNNNNNNNNNNNNNNNNNNNNNNNNNNNNNNNNNNNNNNNNNNNNNNNNNNNNNNNNNNNNNNNNNNNNNNNNNNNNNNNNNNNNNNNNNNNNNNNNNNNNNNNNNNNNNNNNtcaatttacattcccaccaacagtgcaagagtgttcccttttctccacacctcctccagcatttattgtttctagattttttgatgatggccattctgaccggtgtgagatgacacctcattgtagttttgatttgcatttctctaatgattaacgatgttggcaagctcattatttaaaaaaaaaaatttttcctgaaaaaataaagcagcctagtgaagagagaaaatgcactCTTCTTTGCCGCCCTAACAACACTCACTGCCATGTATTTTAGGCCAGGAAACGTGCAAAGTGCTCTATATGCGTGATATCATTCTgccccagtggggaggggaggacctGGGAGACAGTTACTATTACTATATTAGtgatgaggaaagtgagggtCCAAGTTAACTCATCCAGGATCACATAGTTAGTAATTGGCAGGACCAGGATTCAAACTGGAGTCCGTCTGACAGTTCCTCATTGTCAAAGCCAACCACTGTTAGCATGGTCCCACTCAGTCCCTGAAAGTGTCTGCCTGATACAAGATAATAAGTGTTACCACGACACTTAGAACATCCTTAGATGATCCCAATGGTCGCCATAACTTTTCATACTCAAGTAAGCCTATATGAAGTCTATCACATTTATTTACTAAATAcatacaggaaagaaaataaatattgaacagTGAAATGACCAAGTGTGCTTTCCAACTTCTTACTGCTCAGCAAATTCCAGGCTTTAAACATAcatggaataaaatgaaatgagccCAACTATCTGCCAAAACAGCAACAGaccacacagagaaaaggaaaatttcaagGGACTTTATAACATATTGCTTTGACTATACTTCTTTAGTGGGAtgtattttaaggattaaaaaaaaaagaactgcaaagaaGTCTTAATTCTCATTCAATAGTTTTTCTGTTAATAATGATACTGGCATGGTTATTGGAGGTAGGCTGTGAGATAAAGCAAGAAGTAATTATGCTAAAGTGACTAGGAATCAGATTTCCAGTGTAAGAGAAAGAAGACACAggtataaagtatttttaaacaagCCTTGTAAGtgttaaattttaataagtatattaactcatgatttttaaaaaatatatttcctagctctgtccattGAAAGGTCTGAAAGCAATGTTACCCCTTTTGCCAGGAAAGTATCCTACTCCTTATATTTTAGTCTCTTAATACTATCCCTTCTAAAAAGGAGCCAGGGCCCATTGGAGAAATAGTTGATTCAAGATCTGGGTCAGGGAAAGTACAAAATAAGCCCAGGACTCCTTGTGTGAAACAGCAAAGAAACGTTCAATGCCTATAGGGACCATGTCAAAAAGATACGGTGGCCAGCTCAAAGGGACTCCCAATGACTCAGTTTTGGACAATATATGCATcacaaaaataagtataatttattaaaacattaaatatataaacatttatgagTCCATAATGATACTCAGAGAaatccaacaaaacaaaactagaactTACTGTTTCCAATTAAGATGACTGTTTCACCAACTCCTTACTCTTAAAATTGATCAATAAAGGGAAATAAGTGTGTAATTTTCTggtctttttaatataaattatagttCAGGGAAACCCAATAAATCCAGTTGATGACAGCTctgttttacagaaaaatgaCAGTTAATGAATGTTAAAGAATGACAGagttagaaaatttttattttgcaactcCCAGTAGAGTCATTGATTTAGGGAGCAACcattaatggaaaataaaatcaatagcaATTCTTACCTGGAGAGGATACCTTTACCTGGggagttggattttttttttttttttttttttggccgtgctgggcggcttgtgggatcttagttccctgaccagggcttgaacccaggccacggcagtgaaagcgctgagtcctaaccactggaccaccagagaactttTATCGTATCCAAGCATCATACCATGGATTAGTTCCTAATTGTCTTTGCAATGTCAGTCCTTTAGCCCAGTGATCAAACTCAGAGTCAGTGAGAGAGGCATAACCTGGCATCGTGTGTCTCCTGATATGATGGGGGAAAACCACGTAACCTGAATCTGCACCAATCTTCAGAGCTAACTTCCAGTATAAAGGAAATGCAGGGAATATGGTAATAAGTTAAACGTCACCAGGAGAAAACAATCAGGCATATCTAGATGGGGGGACTGCTCTTTTCAAAGAGTCAATGCCTTTAAATATTCAATTTGAGAGGGAGGTAGGGGCTGTTCTAGAATCAAAGAAACGGAAGGCACCTGACAAATACAAGATAGCTCTCGTGGGCACATTGGATtctgatttgaaaagaaaaaggctaAAAAGTGATTTAGGGAAAACTGGAGAAATTTAAGTATGAAGTGTGTATTAGATAATATTGAAGAATCACTGCTAATTTGTTAGTTGTGGTTATAATATTGTGGTTACACgggagaatgtcttttttttaaagactgatgCATGTTTAAGGGTAAACATAATTATAAATCAAAAGAtttataatttgcatttaaagGTTTCAGTAACAAAATACATATCTACACAGAGGTGAAGCAAATACAGCAACAATTTACAAACTTGAATTCCATGTCTGatcatttttagaataaaagttaaaatatataatatttaaaacagttttaaaatcaaTAAGATGAGGTCTGTTTAAACATAGTTCAGCACAGCCAGGATTTTCCCTAGTAAAGGACGCTAGAGCGTATTTGGAGAAAACATATTACAATAAAGCCTTTCCTCAGTTTCATGTCAAGAATGTGGATAACATATTTAGGTATGAAAGTGTATTTAACATGTAGGGAGACAAACTGTGAACTCAGGATCAGGTCTGGATTCTCCAGACCAATGGATGattgaatgagagagagagaaaaaataccGTTACATACTATCAGTAAGTACTTAATGCTTATGTGTGCTTGGcatgcatgatttcatttagtcTTCATAATAACTTACGAGCTGGGCACTACTAGCTCCGCTTtgcagaaggagaaactgagacttggagaggtTAAGCAGCCTAGCCATTCAGGTGATTGGGACCAGAGCCAAGGTTTGAATCCAAGTCTGTCTGTAGTTAAAGCTCTCACCTTCTACATTTGCCAGCTGAAAAACGGTTTGGCAGTCTGCACAGTCTGAATgttgcctcaatttttttttctcagtgataAGAGTTTGAAGTAAATTTCAGTTATGAACTACCATGGGGTGGTAAGGAAACAGGATATGCATTAATTGAGAAACCTAATCCATCAAAGCACTTCACaggtgggggaaaaaatggaactCAGAGGTGGAATCATCGACCTAAGTTCCACAGGGTTCAAGCCAAAGTCCGGTCGACACCTGGGCCTGAGCTCTTGGTCACAGTGACTCCTGACCTGACCCCTTCTAGAGTAAGAAACCAGAAATCCATAGCTAATTCCAGATCTTGGGACATTATTTGGCAGAGAAGAACAGCAAAATCAAGGCCAGTTTTTGCTGATGTTGTAACTGATCCATTCAAAGACCCAAAACCCCTTGAGTTCTCTCCaattttgaatgtttaaaaaagttaACTAGACCCCACCAATCCGCCTTGACCAACAGTGGTTGTGCCTTACTTGGAGTTCCACACAGGGGATTGTGAGAAGTAAGGGCACAGGGGCAGGGCCTTTCTCGGGGGAGGCAAAACCCCCATGAGAAGTGGGAACCTCCTTATGACCACAAAGGTGGGGTTACTGAACTGGGGTGACATGGCCCTGTGTGGTTTGGTGGTTgtgtttttaagttttctattgctgtgtgacaaattaccacaaacttagcagcttaaaacaaaacCCACTTATTAGCTCACATTCTGTAGGTCAGATATCCAGCAAGGCAGGGCTAGGTTCTCTGCTCAGGCTAAAATCAAGGAGTTGGCTGCTGCATCTGGACCTTGGTCCTCTTCCAAGGTCATTCCTGCTAttgacagaattcagttccttgtggttgtaggactaaAGCGCCTGCTTCCTTGATGGCTGTGGGGGGTAGGGAGTGTCCTCATCTGCTAGAGGCTGCTCTCAGTGCTCATGTGTGGATAATGAATTCAGTACATGTTGAGTTGGAGAGGAAGACATCCAAATGGATgataaaaataaccaaatcaTTAGTTAATGCAGAAGTTTTCAATCAGGCGTGATTTGGCCCTGCAGGGAACGGTTGGCAATGTTTTAGACATCTTTGGTGTCACAGCAGAGGGGTATTGCCAGCATCTGgcaggtagaggccagagatacTGCTAAACACtctgcagtgcacaggacagcacagaattatccagcccaataTGCCAATAGTGAAGAGGTAGAGAAACCCTGAGTTTATGGTCAGTAGTTAAAGCCACAGGACTGAGGAGAGGGCCTGGAACAGAGCTCTGAGTGGAGGGCAGGCCAAGCCAGAGCCTGAGGAGCCAGAGAAGAGGAGGTAAACCAAAGGACGGAGTTCAAAAGCAGGTGGAAAAAGGGGTGTTGATTCTCAAATGTGTCAGGAGCTGCTGAGAGTCAAGCAAAAGGAGTAACAGTGACCATTGGACTTAGGGTGACAGAGGCCACTAGAGACTATGCCTGAGCAGGTTCAGTGGAGCCATGGGGGTGGACGCCCATCTGGGCTACACAGGTGTGTTCTCCAGACAGAAGGACGCACCAACAGCCGACAGAGGCAACCCTTCCAGACAGTGGGCTGCTGaagagaagcaaagagagagaCTGACGTGATGAAGAAAGAACACCTCTCCCACGGTgaccagaggaaggaagagagctgCGGTGTGCCTGGAAGTTTCATGGAGGAAGGTTGGGGAGACCTACCCACAAAGTAGGCAGTGGCTCAGGTTTGAGAAGGAGAAGCAATGGGTCAGATGTCTGAGGGAGGGGACCAGTTCTGTTCAGGACtcctgggcagggccagggaccCAGGGGAAGCTGCGGACTCTAAAGGCATAGCCTTTTCCCTTGTTATGTCTTCGcctgaggttttttgtttgtttctttgttttggcaggggggtggggggttggttgGTTTTTTCCTCTTGGAAAATTCTCATCAGAGTTCCATCCAAGACTGACTCAAATGTTCAAACATGTTTCCCCCAAATGACTGTGCTCCATCGCCTGATACTCATTTTAAGAGTCCAATCTGttgaaacagaaggaaattatTACAGTAGAGGTGGAAGACGCACACTGGctcagaaagcaaggaagggtGATTAAAATATGGACATTCCTGCACAGCGCAAGTTGTAATGACTTCTGTAAGGTGAAACTGAGGGAAATTTCACAAAGGTTCATCTGATTTTCTTAGAAGTCCGGAAACTCACAAGCAGTAAAGAGTTACAATATTAACAGGAAGAAAGGCTGTTAAAGTTAAAAGGAATTTGCAAAGGACTATTATCTGCTTTTATTCTTTCACATTACAAGAGATGACCCAGGCTGTTCTTTAGAATTcaatatctttgattttcttaCGATGCAGTACAGATAACTGCAGGTAGAATGGATTCTTCCTCCATATCCTTGTGTCGCTCCACCAAGACAAGTGTTTCCTACCTTTGAAGCCTTGGGCAATCAGACCTCCCACAAGGAGCAGCAGGTTTCTTCCAGGGGCCTCTGCAGGTCACACAGCAGCTGCTGGAACAAAGGGAAGGCGGGGCCTGCTCTTTGCGGATTCAGGCCTGGCTGGTAAGTCCGCCCACCCGGCTGTGTCTCCCGTCACACTCTTTCTCCATCACCCCCGTAGTTCGGGTTAAGGCAGAGCTGTGTGGCTCCTGTGATGTCCCATCCTCATGAAGGGTGGTTTCTGGAAAGCTGCCCCTTAACCAGCAGCCATTTCAAAGTGTCAGGTGTGGAAAACTGCTGACTCTCAGCAAACTAAGTATGGctactggggaggggaggggagggcagggcagggcaggggagggcaggggaggggaggggagggcagggcaggggaggggagggcgccGGCCGGGCTCCCTCGCCCATCTCTCTTTATTATAATGAATTAATTCGACtttatttatcccattttctGGAGCTGACAGAATGTTAATTTGAGTTGAAATTTCGCTCGCCTCTCACTCTCTGACCCCTGGCCTTCAGATTGGCGTGTTGTAATAACCTGAATCTTtcaacagaggccctgataattgTTACCTTATTAGCATGCAAattgtttaattaatattattatgggagggagggagggcaggggaggggaggggaggggagggcaggggggctGATACTCAGTTTGCAGGTAATGAACCCATCCAAGTCATGCCTGCAATCATATTTGCTGATGGAAAGACACTGTCTTTAAGACGCCGTCTCCAAAAAGCTTGTCATATCTACAGAGATAGTGTGTGTTTACAATTGTGAGGATGTACTGAAAATCTCTAAACTGACAGGCCAATGGttctggctgctttttttttttttttaacatctttattggagtgtaattgctttacaatggtgtgttagtttctgctctataacaaagtggatcagctatacatacacctacatccccatatcccctccctcttgcgtctccctcccacctctctaggtggacacaatGGCTGCTGTTTTtgacagaagcaagaaaaatcagGGGCGTGCTTCCCAGCCCAAGTACTACTGTCCCCCTTGCCCCCAGAACTATCCCTGCagtgatggggggcgggggggagttcTGAAAGGTACTGGGACCCTCACAAGCCACAAGCTTTTGACCTCAATTGGAaatcttgggggagggggagggggagggccggTGCAGGCCGGCCGAGAAGCTAACTTCGATGAACCAGTTCTGGCCGTTTCTTTCCTGGCGTCCTCTGAGAGACCAGGGTCCCTGGTCTCTCCCCTCTCAGAGCGCAAACAAACCCGCAGAACTGCCTGTAGTTGGAAGACCACGTCCCAGGGGGCTGTTACTTCTAAGAGGAGAGGCCCACGTGGCAATAGAGGGTCTCTCCCTTCTGCTACTTGTTAAATAGTTCCACAAATTGGTTGTTTTACATGAAATTCGAACTCACAACCTGAGAGGCCTAAGACCACGCCGACGTTCACGGCTGACTCCAGCTGGGCCCCTGATTCCCAGAGCCCGGGCCTTTCACTCCGTCTAGTACTCAGCCCCACCCACGCGCCCCCTCCTGTTCGCTCCCCACCTCCAAGAGTGCGGAGAGGGGGCGGCGTGGGACAGGTGGGTTGGAAcgtttgatttttaaaggaattggATGTACTGGCTTTGACCGTGCACAGCCCCGGGAAACTGGGAAGGTCCCAGGGCGAGACCGATTTCTACCAGAAGGTGCTAACCCCGCGGGCGCTAAACGTCGGGGCCCCGTCGTCTCCTCATCTCTGAGCCTTGATCACCGCTTCTCCGCGCGAGGGCGAGGGGCCCCAGCTCGGAGTCCGGGAGGCGCTGCTCTTCCCTGCTCGGCGCATGAGCTTCGGGCGCGGCCCGAGGCCGGGGGAGCCAAGGCCCGCCGGGTGGTGGCGGGCGCACCGCAGGGACGTCCCTGTTTCCACGGCGTCCAGGGAAACCCAGCAGAGGGTTTTGCCACCCACCGCGCCTTGTGCCCGAGGCCACTGAGCGGACTGGGCAGGCGGGGTCTCGGGCTCCCTGGATGACTGGGGCGTCCCGAGTTTCCAGCGTCTCCGCGCTTACAGGGGTCCGGTCTGCCTTCGAGATTATCGCGGGGGCTGCCGACGACTCCAGCGCCACCGTCCGCATCCGGCCAGGCCCTGCCCGGGCCCCTCGCCTTCTCCGCCGCGCACACTGGCCCTTCGCTGCGCACTCGGTGTCCCGAAAGACACAGCGAGTCCCCGGTGGACGAGCAAGGGGGCCTCGCGCTGGACGGGGATCCCACTCCGAAATCTTGGGGGCCTGCGCGAGACGTGGTACCTGCCGCAGGGTGCAGGGCAGCCAGGGCTGCGGGGCCCTGAAGGCCTGACGAGGCTGGGATCGGCGAGATCGCCGGGGACCCAGGGTGACAGTGGCAAAGATTCTGGCTGGAGATGGCGCAGACAGCACAGGGTCTGAGAGCGCCTCGGGACCTGGGCGGGGCGGAAAGCTGACCCCTGGGCGGGGGTGGAGACATCACTCCTCCAAAACTGTCGGGGAGGGGGCTCGCCGCCGACACTCACCTGGGGCTCGGGCCCCGACGGCATTTAAAGGGCGAAGGGCGGAGGGCGGGGCCCGGCGGGCCGCACGGGGAGCTGCTGGCGGCCGCGCTGGATGGGGCGCCCCTGAGCTTCGGCTCGGAGCCACCCGCCCAGGCCCGGGAGCGCCTGGCCATGGCCGCTTACCGCGACGGCCCGGGGCCCTGCGCGGCCCCGCACGGCCAGGCCCGGGCGGCCGCGCACCCCGCGGGCTACGCGCGTGGCGACCTGGGCGCGGCGGGCGGAGGTGGCCCGCGCCTGTGGCTGAACGCGCCCGCTCTCAGCTCCGCGCCCTACGCGCCGGGCCCCGCGCCCGCGTCCGCGTCCCCCTACGGCGCCCCTGGCCCGCTCCTCGGGGCCCCGGGCGGCCTGGCGGGCGCCGACCTCGCGTGGCTGAGCCTGTCGGGCCAACAGGAGCTGCTGAGGCTGGTGCGGCCGCCCTACTCGTACTCGGCGCTCATCGCCATGGCCATTCAGAGCGCGCCGCTGCGGAGGCTGACGCTCAGCCAGATCTACCAGTACGTGGCCGGCAACTTCCCCTTCTACAAGCGCAGCAAGGCGGGCTGGCAGAACTCCATCCGCCACAACCTGTCGCTCAACGACTGCTTCAAGAAGGTACCCCGCGACGAGGACGACCCAGGTAACAGAAGCTCAGTGCCTCGCCCCGTCCAGGACTCCGCGGATCCCCGCAGCTGGCCGCCTGCTGGCCCTCTAGGGACGGGGCGGCCCTGGACAACCCGGCCCTCTTTGCACAGAGGAGGGTGCCGAGgcgggaggagggtggggaggagacacGTACTTGGCCGCAGACGGCTCGAGGACGCCAGCGGAGCCCGCGGCCCTGACTTGAGGTCTAGGGCAACAGGAGTCTCTAATTCTCGCGCGCTCCCGCTAAGGAAGAAGCCGGAGAGCTAGCCTGCCCGGGGACCTTTGGAGTGACTTCTCTGGGCCTGTGTCCtctgctgtaaaatgggaaagacGGTGGCCACCCGGAAGATTAAGACAAATCAGAAGTCGCTTTGGGAAGCCTCGGAGCCTGCATGGTGGGCTCCCCTCCACTGGCAAAGCGAGCGCCAGAGGAGAGCCGGTTGGCTCTGCACCTCATAGGTTCTTCTCTCTGGCCTTGACCTTAGCGAGGCTCTGTATttcctggggggcgggggtcgCCCTTCCCTGGTCTTTCTGGGATGCTGACATTCTTCCCAGTCTGACTGTGGAGGCCTGATCCGGTACAGAGTGCCCCCTCAAGGTTTGGGGTGGGCGTGGGGGCTCACGGAGGGGCCGGTGGGGGGGGTCTCTGTGAAGCTGACCTCCATTTCTCACGTTCTCACATCACCGAGGTCAAATCCCGGATTTTCTGATCTGGGCCCTTTCTTCTTCCACAGGTAAAGGCAATTACTGGACCCTGGACCCAAACTGCGAGAAGATGTTCGACAACGGGAACTTccgaaggaagaggaagaggagggggcaggcGAGCGCGGCCGCACCCTCGGGTGCCCGGAGCCCGGGAGGAACCAAGGCGCCCGAGCTGGAGCCCCTGGGCGCCGCCTCCCCGGACCTGCGGCTCTCGTCGTCCCCTCCCGCGCCCGAGGCAGCCGCCTGCTTCTCCAGTTTCGCCTCGGCCATGGGCGCCCTGGCTGGAGGCCTCGGTACCTTTCCCGGGGGCCTGGCGGGCGACTTTTCTTTCGGGAGACCCACGACGGTCGCCGCCCACGGtacccaggcccccggccccgcgCTCGGCTTCGCCGCTGGCCGTCAGACGGCGGCCACCGGCTTCCGCGTCGGTCACTTCGTCTACAGTCGGGAAGGGACCGAAGTTTGAAGGGAGGCCGGGGATTGTCCCGCGT
This sequence is a window from Physeter macrocephalus isolate SW-GA chromosome 20, ASM283717v5, whole genome shotgun sequence. Protein-coding genes within it:
- the FOXI2 gene encoding forkhead box protein I2; the encoded protein is MAAYRDGPGPCAAPHGQARAAAHPAGYARGDLGAAGGGGPRLWLNAPALSSAPYAPGPAPASASPYGAPGPLLGAPGGLAGADLAWLSLSGQQELLRLVRPPYSYSALIAMAIQSAPLRRLTLSQIYQYVAGNFPFYKRSKAGWQNSIRHNLSLNDCFKKVPRDEDDPGKGNYWTLDPNCEKMFDNGNFRRKRKRRGQASAAAPSGARSPGGTKAPELEPLGAASPDLRLSSSPPAPEAAACFSSFASAMGALAGGLGTFPGGLAGDFSFGRPTTVAAHGTQAPGPALGFAAGRQTAATGFRVGHFVYSREGTEV